In Paenibacillus sp. J23TS9, a single genomic region encodes these proteins:
- the pqqD gene encoding pyrroloquinoline quinone biosynthesis peptide chaperone PqqD, with translation MIKWELSERLRLRSPARIKFDKTRQTDLLLLPERVVHLNPTAGAILWLCDGERTVSQIIGELETKYNQSELKTDILDFLTQATDRGWVEIWK, from the coding sequence ATGATAAAATGGGAGCTATCGGAGCGGCTCCGGCTGCGCAGCCCGGCTCGGATAAAATTCGACAAAACAAGGCAAACCGATTTGCTTCTTCTTCCTGAACGGGTCGTTCATCTGAACCCTACCGCCGGAGCGATTCTTTGGTTGTGCGATGGAGAGCGGACAGTTTCCCAAATCATTGGGGAACTGGAGACCAAATACAATCAATCGGAACTGAAAACGGATATTCTGGACTTTCTGACACAAGCGACTGACAGAGGGTGGGTGGAAATATGGAAATAA
- the pqqC gene encoding pyrroloquinoline-quinone synthase PqqC: protein MNAFLLSNEELTKRLRQVGELRYHDKHPFHVRMHEGKLSPEQLRAWVANRFYYQKNIPVKDALILSKLPTREDRRKWIQRIMDHDGTTGNEGGIEAWIRLGEAVGIPREEMLDERHVLPGVRFAVDAYVNFCRNQPWLVAVASSLTEMFAPILISHRIAVFEQLYPWIQPEGLEYFQSRLHQAPRDADHGLELVLRECKDREDQDQTIAALHFKCDVLWALLDALSLAFPNMEDER from the coding sequence TTGAACGCTTTTTTATTGTCTAACGAAGAATTAACAAAAAGGCTAAGGCAGGTCGGGGAATTACGATATCACGATAAACACCCCTTTCACGTAAGGATGCATGAGGGAAAGTTAAGTCCGGAGCAGCTTCGAGCTTGGGTTGCGAATCGATTTTATTATCAAAAGAACATTCCGGTCAAAGATGCTCTCATACTGTCAAAACTTCCGACGAGGGAAGATCGGCGCAAATGGATTCAGCGTATCATGGACCACGATGGGACAACGGGCAATGAGGGTGGAATCGAAGCCTGGATCCGTCTTGGCGAAGCGGTAGGGATCCCTAGAGAGGAAATGCTGGATGAACGTCATGTGCTGCCGGGCGTTCGTTTCGCGGTGGATGCCTACGTGAACTTCTGCCGCAATCAACCGTGGCTCGTAGCGGTGGCTTCCTCTTTAACGGAAATGTTTGCACCTATTCTCATTTCCCATAGAATCGCGGTGTTTGAACAGCTGTATCCATGGATACAACCGGAGGGGCTGGAGTATTTCCAATCCAGGCTGCACCAGGCACCACGCGATGCGGATCACGGACTTGAGCTCGTACTGCGCGAATGCAAAGATCGCGAGGATCAAGATCAAACCATCGCCGCGCTTCATTTCAAATGCGACGTACTGTGGGCCCTTCTTGATGCGTTAAGCTTGGCATTTCCCAATATGGAGGACGAGCGATGA
- the pqqB gene encoding pyrroloquinoline quinone biosynthesis protein PqqB: MFLRVLGSAAGGGFPQWNCDCPNCHRVRSNDRSFYSRMHNSLALSDNGNDWYLFNATPDVRSQIESHSGLQPGLKIRNTPVLGVLLTDAELDHTIGLLQLRESAEMEVYAAPPVLNALQEQFPIRKMLEPYAKFRWLAARPDESLPLFGGRVIVYPFYLGSKPPRYASLHENKGAVPCSPWVIGYRIVDQSTGGTAVYAPGVEQWTEELEQQLEHADCVFMDGTFWHADELKRLNISELVAADMGHIPISGPGGSLERFAKISADRKIYIHINNTNPILDEDSQENLRLRQLGIEVSYDGLELEV, encoded by the coding sequence ATGTTCTTGAGGGTGCTGGGATCAGCGGCAGGAGGAGGTTTTCCGCAATGGAACTGTGACTGCCCTAACTGCCACCGTGTCCGGTCGAATGACCGTTCTTTTTACAGCCGAATGCATAATTCCCTGGCTCTGAGCGATAATGGAAACGATTGGTATTTATTTAACGCGACCCCGGATGTGCGTTCGCAGATTGAATCCCATTCCGGGCTTCAGCCGGGTTTAAAGATACGAAATACGCCTGTATTGGGAGTGCTGCTTACCGATGCGGAACTGGATCATACAATCGGATTACTTCAATTGAGAGAATCTGCGGAGATGGAGGTTTACGCGGCTCCACCCGTACTCAATGCCCTTCAAGAGCAATTTCCTATTCGGAAAATGCTCGAACCCTATGCAAAATTTCGATGGTTGGCAGCGAGGCCTGATGAATCTTTGCCACTTTTTGGGGGAAGAGTAATTGTATATCCGTTTTATTTAGGCAGCAAGCCTCCGCGGTACGCTTCCTTACATGAGAATAAGGGTGCTGTGCCATGTTCCCCTTGGGTAATCGGATATCGAATCGTGGATCAAAGTACGGGGGGGACAGCCGTATATGCGCCCGGAGTCGAGCAATGGACGGAAGAGCTGGAACAACAATTGGAACATGCGGATTGCGTTTTTATGGACGGAACCTTTTGGCATGCGGATGAGCTTAAGCGTTTAAACATTTCCGAGCTGGTCGCGGCAGATATGGGACATATCCCTATTTCCGGTCCGGGTGGCAGCCTTGAGCGCTTTGCCAAGATATCCGCAGATCGTAAAATTTATATTCACATCAATAACACCAATCCGATACTTGACGAAGACTCTCAGGAGAATCTTCGCCTCAGGCAGCTGGGCATTGAGGTTAGTTATGACGGTTTGGAATTGGAGGTTTAA
- the pqqA gene encoding pyrroloquinoline quinone precursor peptide PqqA — protein MWVKPEFEVIEVCAEVTAYAYQK, from the coding sequence ATGTGGGTTAAGCCTGAGTTTGAAGTCATTGAAGTATGCGCCGAAGTTACTGCATATGCGTATCAAAAGTAA
- a CDS encoding WGxxGxxG family protein — MKSQIKSGLLVAGLSLMLAVPAYAHTAAEDGGNGGMGNGMGTAKTNNGSNYKVNEVGTGPNYDVSVYGTSTGSQYLNTNNRMINTGRMETTNYNGNRPDMLSNTTDRRLHTNSTTTNRGVGSWGWLGLLGLFGLAGMRNRNSDRERS, encoded by the coding sequence ATGAAAAGTCAAATCAAAAGCGGTTTATTGGTCGCAGGCCTGTCCTTGATGTTGGCTGTTCCAGCCTATGCGCATACAGCGGCAGAGGATGGCGGCAATGGTGGAATGGGTAACGGCATGGGAACCGCGAAAACGAACAACGGTTCTAACTATAAAGTAAACGAGGTGGGAACAGGACCAAATTATGATGTAAGCGTCTATGGAACAAGTACTGGAAGCCAATACTTGAATACGAATAATCGAATGATCAATACAGGAAGGATGGAAACAACCAACTATAACGGCAATCGTCCGGATATGCTTTCGAACACCACAGACCGTAGGCTGCACACGAATTCAACCACAACGAATCGAGGTGTCGGCAGTTGGGGATGGCTCGGTCTTCTCGGTTTATTCGGGCTTGCGGGAATGCGGAACAGAAATTCGGATCGCGAACGCAGTTAA